The following are encoded together in the Vigna angularis cultivar LongXiaoDou No.4 chromosome 9, ASM1680809v1, whole genome shotgun sequence genome:
- the LOC128193850 gene encoding asparagine--tRNA ligase, cytoplasmic 2-like isoform X1, whose protein sequence is MPTTTNQQTSPAPLHLESSHDVPPLQYSNRVQIKTLLDRSNSVVGQRVTVGGWIKSAKEVEKAVVSSSSSSMASNVAVKNYKGKDVSCVEILQSKIPLIRSILDVFGGSGYVQRKKRESVVTEPNHATLLPPKASIVYLLLTDGSCVQSLQVVVDSSLASPSRVMATGTCLLVEGQLERTSEGKHDIELKAEKILHIGTVDFDKYPLSKKRIPLDTLRDYSHFRPRTTTVATLMRIRSALSFATHTFFKKHEFIDVQVPTITTTDSEGFSNMFKVTTLDQNQKAEKKEKLETIYENEGVSLEHVKAAVKEKSNIVAHLQRTESNREALAAAVQDLKKTNDLASQLEAREKRKLGTSFKDDKVDSSNDFFPFQTYLTVSGRLHLESYACALGNVYSFGPRFLVDRTDSAKLAAEMWMVEVEMAFSELKDSMNCASDFFKYLCNWVLENCSQEMEFVRKRIDTTCSNRLKQIITGSPKKLTYHEAIEALRKSSSQTEDKKYETNFESGFVLTSEHISSLAEDIFKNPIIIYNYPKEAKPFYVRQNDDGTVAAFDLIVPKLGTVISGSQNEERLNMISSRIDELGLEREKYEWYLDLRRNGTVINSGFTLRFDLMVLFATGLANVRDVIPFPRSYGKANN, encoded by the exons AtgccaacaacaacaaaccaaCAAACTTCTCCAGCTCCTCTTCATCTCGAATCGTCGCATGATGTCCCACCGTTACAATATTCGAATCGTGTCCAAATCAAGACTTTGCTGGATCGATCAAATAGTGTGGTGGGACAACGGGTAACTGTTGGTGGATGGATAAAATCTGCCAAGGAAGTTGAGAAAGCGGTTGTGTCATCTTCGTCGTCGTCTATGGCAAGTAATGTCgcagtaaaaaattataaaggcAAGGATGTGTCGTGTGTGGAGATTCTGCAATCGAAGATACCTTTGATAAGGAGCATATTGGATGTATTTGGAGGAAGCGGTTACGTGCAGCGCAAGAAACGTGAGTCTGTTGTGACTGAGCCCAATCATGCAACGCTTTTGCCTCCAAAAGCTTCTATTGTGTATTTGCTTCTCACGGATGGGTCATGCGTTCAAAGCCTTCAG GTTGTTGTGGATTCGTCTCTAGCAAGCCCAAGCAGGGTTATGGCTACTGGGACTTGTCTATTAGTGGAAGGTCAGCTAGAACGTACATCAGAAGGGAAGCATGATATTGAGCTTAAAGCtgaaaaaattcttcatattGGAACAGTTGATTTTGACAAGTACCCATTATCAAAGAAACGAATTCCACTAGACACATTGAGAGATTACTCCCACTTTCGCCCTCGAACTACCACG GTGGCAACTTTGATGCGGATTCGTAGTGCTCTCTCTTTTGCAACCCACACGTTTTTCAAGAAACATGAATTTATTGATGTGCAAGTACCCACTATAACGACCACAGACTCAGAAGGATTCAGCAACATGTTTAAGGTTACCACCTTGGATCAGAATCAGAAAgcagagaagaaggagaaactgGAGACTATTTACGAGAATGAAGGTGTTAGCCTTGAACATGTGAAGGCAGCTGTGAAAGAGAAAAGCAACATAGTTGCGCATTTGCAGAGAACTGAGAGCAATAGAGAAGCACTGGCTGCTGCAGTTCAGGATCTGAAGAAAACAAATGACCTGGCATCACAATTGGAAgcaagagaaaagagaaagttaGGAACATCTTTTAAGGATGATAAAGTAGACTCTTCAAATGATTTTTTCCCTTTCCAAACTTATTTGACTGTCTCTGGTCGCTTGCATCTGGAGAGTTATGCATGTGCTCTTGGAAATGTCTACTCTTTTGGACCTAGATTTCTAGTAGATAGAACAGATTCTGCTAAACTTGCTGCAGAAATGTGGATGGTTGAGGTGGAAATGGCTTTTTCTGAGTTAAAG GATTCCATGAACTGTGCTAGTGACTTTTTCAAGTACCTCTGCAACTGGGTTCTTGAAAATTGCTCTCAGGAAATGGAGTTTGTTCGTAAAAGAATTGACACCACCTGTTCCAATCGTCTTAAGCAGATTATAACAGGTTCTCCTAAAAAGTTGACCTACCATGAAGCTATAGAAGCTCTTAGAAAG TCATCTTCTCAGactgaagataagaaatatGAAACAAACTTTGAGTCTGGTTTTGTACTCACTTCAGAGCATATAAG CTCTCTCGCTGAAGACATCTTCAAGAATCCGATTATAATATACAATTATCCAAAAGAAGCTAAGCCATTTTACGTTCGCCAGAATGATGATGGAACTGTTGCTGCATTTGACTTGATTGTCCCAAAG CTTGGAACAGTAATTTCTGGTAGCCAAAACGAGGAACGTCTTAACATGATAAGCTCCAG GATTGATGAATTAGGTTTGGAAAGAGAGAAGTATGAATGGTACTTAGACCTTCGTAGGAATGGAACAGTGATTAACTCTGGGTTCACCCTAAGGTTTGATCTTATGGTTCTCTTTGCAACTGGCCTTGCTAATGTCAGGGATGTTATCCCTTTTCCAAGAAGCTATGGCAAAGCCAACAACTGA
- the LOC108319210 gene encoding uncharacterized protein LOC108319210: MEDFTKLAKLFFILLAFTFAAQQIQVNETEAWVLKYSQPQRDQRIKGGNEAWRMRKSWRAMIGSTAPTCTYNECKGCKYKCRAEQVPVEGNDPINSPYHYRCVCHR, from the exons ATGGAAGACTTCACCAAACTAGCTAAATTGTTCTTCATACTCTTGGCCTTCACATTTGCTGCTCAACAAATACAAG TCAATGAAACAGAAGCATGGGTGTTGAAGTACTCGCAACCTCAAAGAGATCAAAGAATAAAG GGTGGCAATGAGGCATGGAGAATGAGGAAATCATGGAGAGCCATGATTGGATCAACAGCACCAACTTGCACTTACAATGAATGTAAAGGATGCAAGTACAAATGCAGAGCTGAACAGGTTCCTGTGGAGGGGAATGATCCGATCAATAGCCCCTATCATTATAGATGTGTTTGTCATAGATGA
- the LOC128193850 gene encoding asparagine--tRNA ligase, cytoplasmic 2-like isoform X2, translating to MPTTTNQQTSPAPLHLESSHDVPPLQYSNRVQIKTLLDRSNSVVGQRVTVGGWIKSAKEVEKAVVSSSSSSMASNVAVKNYKGKDVSCVEILQSKIPLIRSILDVFGGSGYVQRKKRESVVTEPNHATLLPPKASIVYLLLTDGSCVQSLQVVVDSSLASPSRVMATGTCLLVEGQLERTSEGKHDIELKAEKILHIGTVDFDKYPLSKKRIPLDTLRDYSHFRPRTTTVATLMRIRSALSFATHTFFKKHEFIDVQVPTITTTDSEGFSNMFKVTTLDQNQKAEKKEKLETIYENEGVSLEHVKAAVKEKSNIVAHLQRTESNREALAAAVQDLKKTNDLASQLEAREKRKLGTSFKDDKVDSSNDFFPFQTYLTVSGRLHLESYACALGNVYSFGPRFLVDRTDSAKLAAEMWMVEVEMAFSELKDSMNCASDFFKYLCNWVLENCSQEMEFVRKRIDTTCSNRLKQIITGSPKKLTYHEAIEALRKTEDKKYETNFESGFVLTSEHISSLAEDIFKNPIIIYNYPKEAKPFYVRQNDDGTVAAFDLIVPKLGTVISGSQNEERLNMISSRIDELGLEREKYEWYLDLRRNGTVINSGFTLRFDLMVLFATGLANVRDVIPFPRSYGKANN from the exons AtgccaacaacaacaaaccaaCAAACTTCTCCAGCTCCTCTTCATCTCGAATCGTCGCATGATGTCCCACCGTTACAATATTCGAATCGTGTCCAAATCAAGACTTTGCTGGATCGATCAAATAGTGTGGTGGGACAACGGGTAACTGTTGGTGGATGGATAAAATCTGCCAAGGAAGTTGAGAAAGCGGTTGTGTCATCTTCGTCGTCGTCTATGGCAAGTAATGTCgcagtaaaaaattataaaggcAAGGATGTGTCGTGTGTGGAGATTCTGCAATCGAAGATACCTTTGATAAGGAGCATATTGGATGTATTTGGAGGAAGCGGTTACGTGCAGCGCAAGAAACGTGAGTCTGTTGTGACTGAGCCCAATCATGCAACGCTTTTGCCTCCAAAAGCTTCTATTGTGTATTTGCTTCTCACGGATGGGTCATGCGTTCAAAGCCTTCAG GTTGTTGTGGATTCGTCTCTAGCAAGCCCAAGCAGGGTTATGGCTACTGGGACTTGTCTATTAGTGGAAGGTCAGCTAGAACGTACATCAGAAGGGAAGCATGATATTGAGCTTAAAGCtgaaaaaattcttcatattGGAACAGTTGATTTTGACAAGTACCCATTATCAAAGAAACGAATTCCACTAGACACATTGAGAGATTACTCCCACTTTCGCCCTCGAACTACCACG GTGGCAACTTTGATGCGGATTCGTAGTGCTCTCTCTTTTGCAACCCACACGTTTTTCAAGAAACATGAATTTATTGATGTGCAAGTACCCACTATAACGACCACAGACTCAGAAGGATTCAGCAACATGTTTAAGGTTACCACCTTGGATCAGAATCAGAAAgcagagaagaaggagaaactgGAGACTATTTACGAGAATGAAGGTGTTAGCCTTGAACATGTGAAGGCAGCTGTGAAAGAGAAAAGCAACATAGTTGCGCATTTGCAGAGAACTGAGAGCAATAGAGAAGCACTGGCTGCTGCAGTTCAGGATCTGAAGAAAACAAATGACCTGGCATCACAATTGGAAgcaagagaaaagagaaagttaGGAACATCTTTTAAGGATGATAAAGTAGACTCTTCAAATGATTTTTTCCCTTTCCAAACTTATTTGACTGTCTCTGGTCGCTTGCATCTGGAGAGTTATGCATGTGCTCTTGGAAATGTCTACTCTTTTGGACCTAGATTTCTAGTAGATAGAACAGATTCTGCTAAACTTGCTGCAGAAATGTGGATGGTTGAGGTGGAAATGGCTTTTTCTGAGTTAAAG GATTCCATGAACTGTGCTAGTGACTTTTTCAAGTACCTCTGCAACTGGGTTCTTGAAAATTGCTCTCAGGAAATGGAGTTTGTTCGTAAAAGAATTGACACCACCTGTTCCAATCGTCTTAAGCAGATTATAACAGGTTCTCCTAAAAAGTTGACCTACCATGAAGCTATAGAAGCTCTTAGAAAG actgaagataagaaatatGAAACAAACTTTGAGTCTGGTTTTGTACTCACTTCAGAGCATATAAG CTCTCTCGCTGAAGACATCTTCAAGAATCCGATTATAATATACAATTATCCAAAAGAAGCTAAGCCATTTTACGTTCGCCAGAATGATGATGGAACTGTTGCTGCATTTGACTTGATTGTCCCAAAG CTTGGAACAGTAATTTCTGGTAGCCAAAACGAGGAACGTCTTAACATGATAAGCTCCAG GATTGATGAATTAGGTTTGGAAAGAGAGAAGTATGAATGGTACTTAGACCTTCGTAGGAATGGAACAGTGATTAACTCTGGGTTCACCCTAAGGTTTGATCTTATGGTTCTCTTTGCAACTGGCCTTGCTAATGTCAGGGATGTTATCCCTTTTCCAAGAAGCTATGGCAAAGCCAACAACTGA